In Halorussus limi, a genomic segment contains:
- a CDS encoding CTP-dependent riboflavin kinase, protein MSATRPRAVGYDELAALKLLALDGGLEGEVKVSCSGLAERLDASNQTASRRLQRLDDAGLVEREMVSDGQWVSITEDGEWSLKREYEDYRRIFETPAGVDLTGTVTSGMGEGRHYISLPGYMKQFEDRLGYEPFLGTLNVELTDESLRARSAMEALDPVPIDGWEDDDRTYGPAVCYPAVVETQDGEVYEECHTIAPERTHHDEDQLEVIAPIKLREELGLEDGDHVTVHVEERA, encoded by the coding sequence ATGTCAGCGACACGGCCGCGCGCAGTCGGGTACGACGAACTCGCGGCACTCAAACTCCTCGCGCTCGACGGCGGGTTAGAGGGCGAGGTGAAGGTCTCCTGTTCCGGCCTCGCGGAGCGACTCGACGCCTCCAACCAGACCGCCTCGCGGCGACTCCAGCGACTCGACGACGCCGGACTCGTCGAGCGCGAGATGGTCAGCGACGGCCAGTGGGTCTCCATCACCGAGGACGGCGAGTGGTCCCTAAAACGCGAGTACGAGGACTACCGTCGCATCTTCGAGACGCCCGCGGGCGTCGATTTGACCGGCACCGTCACCAGCGGGATGGGCGAGGGCCGCCACTACATCTCGCTGCCGGGCTACATGAAGCAGTTCGAGGACCGACTGGGCTACGAACCGTTCCTCGGCACGCTGAACGTCGAGTTGACCGACGAGAGCCTGCGCGCTCGGTCGGCGATGGAGGCGCTCGACCCCGTGCCGATAGACGGGTGGGAGGACGACGACCGGACCTACGGTCCCGCGGTCTGCTACCCCGCGGTGGTCGAGACGCAGGACGGCGAGGTGTACGAGGAGTGTCACACCATCGCGCCCGAGCGCACCCACCACGACGAGGACCAGTTGGAGGTCATCGCGCCCATCAAACTCCGAGAGGAACTCGGACT